One genomic region from Longimicrobium sp. encodes:
- a CDS encoding CPBP family glutamic-type intramembrane protease, with translation MRDYFRITRKHSYSLLFVLPLLLLYEVGAWSIAGPTSGMRNGADVLLRAALSAGGVQGTLGFAAVILVVGAALIALERRRERVPLRAPVFAGMLAESAGYAVLFGAVVGTLTQWMLGGVRMAADGGVDKLPLRDQIVLSLGAGLYEELLFRVLLVGGLALLFGGIGMRKKNAGIAAALLAAFLFSAFHYIGAYAYPLELQSFVFRFVAGLAFSALFLLRGFGIAAWTHALYDVFLVVLRDS, from the coding sequence ATGCGCGACTACTTCCGGATCACTCGCAAGCACAGCTACTCGCTGCTCTTCGTTCTCCCCCTCCTGCTGCTGTACGAGGTGGGTGCGTGGAGCATCGCCGGGCCCACCTCGGGGATGAGGAACGGGGCCGACGTCCTGCTGCGCGCCGCGCTCTCCGCCGGCGGGGTGCAGGGGACGCTGGGGTTCGCGGCCGTCATCCTGGTGGTGGGCGCCGCGCTGATCGCGCTGGAGCGGCGGAGGGAGCGGGTGCCGCTGCGCGCGCCCGTCTTCGCGGGGATGCTGGCGGAGAGCGCGGGGTACGCCGTCCTCTTCGGCGCGGTGGTGGGGACGCTCACCCAGTGGATGCTGGGCGGCGTGCGCATGGCGGCCGACGGCGGGGTGGACAAGCTCCCGCTGCGCGACCAGATCGTCCTCTCGCTGGGCGCGGGGCTGTACGAGGAGCTCCTCTTCCGCGTGCTGCTGGTGGGCGGTCTGGCGCTGCTCTTCGGCGGGATCGGAATGCGGAAGAAGAACGCGGGGATCGCGGCGGCGCTGCTGGCGGCCTTCCTCTTCTCGGCGTTCCACTACATCGGCGCCTACGCCTACCCGCTGGAGCTGCAGAGCTTCGTCTTCCGCTTCGTGGCGGGGCTGGCGTTCAGCGCGCTCTTCCTGCTGCGCGGCTTCGGGATCGCGGCATGGACGCACGCCCTGTACGACGTGTTCCTGGTGGTGCTGCGGGACAGTTGA
- a CDS encoding BON domain-containing protein, which yields MSRPTNKRWMGMALVPMVAGCSLFGGGDPGPTPQDVARLAAEDVRIRREVEARLAAEPSLGPGRVRVTVTGGEVQLHGSVAGYGALRCAVSNAELTTGVVLVIDFLVLQPGASTTRCLAPRVFSAPA from the coding sequence GTGAGCCGACCGACGAACAAGAGATGGATGGGGATGGCGCTGGTGCCGATGGTGGCGGGGTGCAGCCTCTTCGGCGGCGGCGACCCCGGCCCGACGCCGCAGGACGTCGCCCGCCTGGCCGCCGAGGACGTGCGCATCCGCCGCGAGGTGGAGGCGCGCCTGGCCGCCGAGCCCTCGCTTGGCCCCGGCCGCGTGCGCGTGACGGTGACGGGCGGCGAGGTGCAGCTCCACGGTTCGGTGGCGGGCTACGGCGCCCTCCGCTGCGCCGTATCCAACGCCGAGCTCACCACGGGCGTGGTGCTGGTGATCGACTTCCTCGTCCTCCAGCCGGGCGCCTCCACCACCCGCTGCCTGGCCCCCCGCGTCTTCTCCGCGCCGGCCTAG
- a CDS encoding transglycosylase SLT domain-containing protein yields MPRRSPVKPASKKKTTPRKRRGATAKRGPARRSRLLWSWLLIAAVVFVAANPKARAIAWEALLASRAVLESAQAAKATERQANEYARRYGIEPTLASAILEAAHAEGVKPDLAFRLVRVESAFRPRAVSPVGALGLTQLMPATADELQPGVTREQLFDRDTNLRLGFRYFSRLLRAYDNDVEAALHAYNRGPGTVNRIRRAGGDPANGYAKAVLGSTGASPVGPPPVQVDTTPASAPLPTIDGIAPVPMPNGM; encoded by the coding sequence GTGCCCCGCCGTTCCCCCGTCAAGCCAGCATCGAAGAAGAAGACCACCCCGCGCAAGCGCCGTGGCGCCACCGCCAAGCGCGGCCCCGCGCGTCGTTCGCGTCTCCTCTGGTCGTGGCTGCTGATCGCCGCCGTCGTCTTCGTGGCCGCCAACCCAAAGGCGCGGGCCATCGCGTGGGAAGCGCTCCTCGCATCGCGCGCCGTGCTGGAGTCCGCGCAGGCCGCCAAGGCGACGGAGCGCCAGGCCAACGAGTACGCCCGCCGCTACGGCATCGAGCCCACGCTTGCATCCGCGATCCTGGAGGCGGCGCACGCGGAGGGGGTCAAGCCGGACCTCGCCTTCCGCCTGGTGCGCGTGGAGAGCGCCTTCCGGCCGCGCGCGGTGAGCCCGGTCGGCGCGCTGGGCCTCACCCAACTCATGCCCGCCACCGCCGACGAGCTGCAGCCGGGCGTCACGCGCGAGCAGCTCTTCGACCGCGACACCAACCTGCGCCTGGGCTTCCGCTACTTCAGCCGTCTCCTGCGCGCCTACGACAACGATGTGGAGGCCGCGCTGCACGCCTACAACCGCGGCCCCGGCACCGTCAACCGCATCCGCCGCGCCGGCGGCGACCCCGCCAACGGCTACGCGAAGGCGGTCCTGGGCAGCACGGGCGCCTCCCCGGTCGGCCCCCCGCCTGTCCAGGTCGACACCACCCCCGCCTCCGCCCCCCTCCCCACCATCGACGGCATCGCCCCCGTCCCCATGCCGAACGGGATGTAA
- a CDS encoding nucleotidyltransferase domain-containing protein yields the protein MAQPLADSDLTDLIVQASDAFAPSQAELASEVGVQPLAITTWRRGRSRPTRQHLRNMAHALEKRAERLASLAERLHERAATQEPLTRRRSSGTSRSRDLALARRLARGMVHGAAENVLRVVFYGSRARGNPASTNSDFDFVVVLKDRPADLDRVERQLKEAARAAVGGQAVPMLDVWVCDQGEWNTALALPGHPLRTAHSEGVILHECV from the coding sequence ATGGCTCAGCCGCTTGCGGATTCCGATCTCACCGATTTGATCGTCCAGGCTTCCGACGCTTTCGCCCCGTCACAGGCGGAGCTGGCGAGCGAAGTCGGAGTGCAGCCGCTCGCCATCACGACCTGGCGGCGCGGGCGGAGCCGTCCCACCCGCCAGCATCTCCGCAACATGGCGCATGCCCTGGAGAAGCGGGCGGAGCGACTGGCCTCACTCGCGGAGCGGCTCCACGAGCGAGCCGCTACACAGGAGCCCCTCACCCGCCGTCGTTCTTCTGGCACGTCTCGATCGAGAGATCTCGCACTCGCGCGTCGGCTGGCGCGTGGAATGGTTCACGGGGCGGCTGAGAATGTTTTGCGCGTGGTGTTCTACGGCTCAAGGGCGCGGGGCAATCCGGCGTCCACCAACAGCGATTTCGACTTCGTCGTGGTGCTGAAAGACCGCCCCGCGGACCTCGACCGCGTTGAAAGGCAGCTGAAGGAGGCCGCCCGCGCCGCAGTGGGCGGCCAAGCGGTCCCCATGCTGGACGTCTGGGTGTGTGATCAGGGCGAATGGAACACCGCACTCGCGCTCCCCGGTCATCCGTTGCGAACCGCCCACTCGGAGGGTGTGATCCTGCATGAGTGCGTCTGA
- a CDS encoding HEPN domain-containing protein yields MSASDALRAWVQDWTRRGKGDLRLGELGLADSEFDSFELIAFHAQQSAEKLIKAFLAKNGTDFEDQHDLEYLLGLVRRNDAALADALDSVVALNRYAVKTRYPGRYPAVSRGDAEAAIRIASAVAAVILPRVAYDASQPTQSLRDRLHEQRERRRPE; encoded by the coding sequence ATGAGTGCGTCTGATGCTCTCCGCGCGTGGGTCCAAGACTGGACGAGGCGCGGCAAGGGAGACCTCCGGCTCGGTGAGCTCGGGCTCGCGGACTCGGAGTTCGACTCTTTCGAGTTGATCGCTTTTCATGCGCAGCAGAGCGCTGAGAAGCTGATCAAGGCCTTCCTGGCGAAGAACGGGACCGACTTCGAAGACCAGCATGACCTTGAGTACCTGCTCGGGCTGGTGAGACGGAACGATGCCGCTCTCGCTGATGCGCTGGATTCCGTCGTCGCGCTGAACCGTTATGCGGTCAAGACGCGGTACCCCGGCCGCTACCCGGCCGTCTCGCGCGGGGATGCCGAAGCAGCGATCCGGATCGCGTCAGCGGTGGCAGCGGTGATACTTCCGCGCGTGGCGTACGACGCATCACAACCCACCCAATCGCTTCGTGACCGGCTGCACGAACAGCGCGAGCGCCGTCGACCGGAGTAG
- a CDS encoding NmrA family NAD(P)-binding protein: protein MQHLILGGTGTVGGAVTRELLARGEDVRILTRSAEKAGSLPEGATAVVGDLRDPGCYHTVFSRFDTLFLLNAVADTELQEGLAAVNEARRAGAARIVYLSVHDAEKGPHIPHIAAKLAIEEAIRRSGIGYTILRPNNFYQNDYWFREAIQEHGIYPQPIGDAGISRVDVRDIAEAAANALTRSGFENRCYALVGPEPLTGAECARAYGEVFGREVRYAGNDLQAWAREAGKMLPGWMVYDFALMYALFQDRGLHATAEQIAETERIVGHLPRTFGDFVQETATLWTREPATV from the coding sequence ATGCAACACCTCATCCTTGGCGGAACGGGCACGGTGGGCGGAGCAGTGACCCGTGAGCTCCTGGCGCGCGGCGAGGACGTAAGGATCCTCACCCGGTCGGCGGAGAAGGCGGGGTCCCTTCCCGAGGGCGCCACCGCGGTGGTGGGCGACCTGCGGGACCCGGGCTGCTACCACACCGTGTTCTCCCGCTTCGACACCCTCTTCCTCCTCAACGCAGTCGCGGACACGGAGCTGCAGGAAGGGCTCGCCGCCGTCAACGAGGCGCGCCGGGCCGGCGCCGCGCGCATCGTCTACCTGTCCGTGCACGACGCGGAGAAGGGGCCGCACATCCCGCACATCGCCGCCAAGCTCGCCATCGAGGAAGCGATCCGGCGCAGCGGCATCGGGTACACCATCCTGCGCCCCAACAACTTCTACCAGAACGACTACTGGTTCCGCGAGGCGATCCAGGAGCACGGGATCTATCCGCAGCCCATCGGCGATGCAGGGATCTCGCGCGTGGACGTGCGCGACATCGCCGAGGCCGCCGCCAACGCGCTCACCCGCTCCGGCTTCGAGAACCGCTGCTACGCGCTGGTGGGCCCCGAGCCGCTCACGGGCGCGGAGTGCGCGCGGGCGTACGGCGAGGTCTTCGGCCGCGAGGTTCGCTACGCCGGCAACGACCTGCAGGCCTGGGCGCGCGAGGCGGGGAAGATGCTCCCCGGCTGGATGGTGTACGACTTCGCGCTGATGTACGCGCTCTTCCAGGACCGCGGCCTGCACGCCACCGCCGAGCAGATCGCCGAAACGGAGCGCATCGTCGGCCACCTCCCGCGCACCTTCGGCGACTTCGTCCAGGAGACCGCTACCCTCTGGACCCGCGAGCCCGCCACCGTCTAA
- a CDS encoding type II toxin-antitoxin system VapC family toxin — MLYLDACAAVKRYVDEHDGATPIMEQVMDDAGHWGGVVSSGWLTLEFTSALTRKLRGGYLVGSDYNELLFRFRSDANAMYLVPVDNVAVEGATYLMERVRGVTRFHSGDALHLHTTLQLRSDLGDSETLVLVTADDGLKAVAASHKVGVFDPRFDGIADLESLFGR, encoded by the coding sequence GTGCTGTATCTTGACGCCTGCGCAGCCGTCAAACGCTACGTAGATGAACACGACGGAGCGACGCCGATCATGGAGCAGGTCATGGATGACGCGGGCCACTGGGGAGGCGTGGTGTCCAGTGGATGGCTGACTCTCGAGTTCACTTCGGCGCTGACGAGGAAGCTGCGCGGCGGATACCTGGTAGGTAGCGACTACAACGAGCTGCTGTTTCGATTCCGCTCAGACGCAAATGCAATGTATCTGGTCCCCGTCGACAACGTTGCGGTGGAAGGGGCCACGTATCTGATGGAACGGGTTCGAGGCGTCACGCGCTTCCATTCGGGCGATGCGCTCCATCTGCATACGACGCTGCAGCTTCGTTCGGATCTGGGTGACTCGGAAACGCTCGTGCTCGTCACGGCCGACGATGGGTTGAAGGCTGTCGCGGCGTCCCACAAAGTAGGTGTCTTCGATCCCCGCTTTGATGGGATCGCAGACCTGGAGAGCCTCTTCGGGAGGTGA
- a CDS encoding helix-turn-helix transcriptional regulator, with protein sequence MDSFGGFVRDRREALRQGDRRYSVRQVAERIGVEPSYLSKVERGEVAPPSEDTIVRLARELDVLPDLLLALAGKVSRDLLDTIRRRPLLFGELLRELRDLPDHAVLRLVREVRDGDW encoded by the coding sequence ATGGATAGCTTCGGTGGATTCGTGCGGGACCGCCGCGAGGCCCTGCGGCAGGGGGACCGGCGCTACTCGGTCCGCCAGGTGGCGGAGCGGATCGGGGTGGAGCCGTCGTACCTCAGCAAGGTCGAGCGGGGCGAGGTCGCGCCGCCCTCTGAGGACACTATCGTCCGCCTGGCCCGCGAGCTCGACGTGCTTCCCGATCTCCTGCTCGCGCTGGCGGGCAAGGTGTCGCGCGACCTGTTGGACACCATCCGCAGGCGGCCTCTGCTCTTTGGCGAGCTGCTGCGCGAGCTGCGGGACCTGCCCGACCACGCCGTGCTGCGCCTGGTGCGCGAAGTCCGCGACGGCGACTGGTAG
- a CDS encoding PIN domain-containing protein produces MPKYIIDTQLVIRAIRHHDEAEKMEDFLSAFSRSVYLSSVVVQELLAGARDTEMRRLERSFIQPFAQLKRIATPTHTSWVRTGHILRVLRRSGHTVGPSLTNDVLVATSAVQIGATVVQDNEKDFAAIQRAFPLVSFTGPVADRDVS; encoded by the coding sequence GTGCCGAAGTACATCATTGACACGCAGCTCGTGATTCGGGCAATCCGGCACCACGACGAGGCCGAGAAGATGGAGGACTTCCTCTCGGCCTTTTCCAGATCGGTATACCTGAGCTCCGTGGTCGTGCAGGAGCTTCTCGCCGGCGCGAGAGATACGGAGATGCGCCGCCTCGAGCGGAGCTTCATCCAGCCTTTCGCGCAGCTCAAGCGCATCGCCACTCCCACACACACGTCATGGGTCCGGACCGGGCACATCCTGCGGGTGCTCCGTCGATCCGGGCACACCGTAGGCCCGTCCCTTACCAACGACGTCCTGGTCGCCACATCCGCGGTGCAGATCGGCGCGACCGTAGTGCAGGACAACGAGAAGGACTTCGCGGCGATTCAACGGGCGTTTCCCCTGGTGAGCTTCACCGGCCCAGTGGCCGACCGCGACGTGAGCTGA
- a CDS encoding SDR family oxidoreductase, producing the protein MRSLAELFDLRGRVALVTGGGRGLGEQIATGLAQAGASVALASRKREACEDVARELAETHGVRTMALRLDVTAEEEVRAALDEAEVELGLVDILVNNAGTSWGAPAAEMPLEAWHKVMETNATGAFLCSREVGRRLIERAAPGAILNIASVTGLRGSQPELLDAAGYAASKGAVIALTRDLAVKWARHGIRVNALAPGFFPTKMTAGVLEQAGKLISRAVPLGRVGGDDELMGAALFLLSAAGGYVTGQVLAVDGGMTA; encoded by the coding sequence ATGCGAAGCCTTGCCGAGCTGTTCGACCTTCGCGGGCGCGTGGCGCTGGTCACGGGCGGCGGACGCGGGCTGGGCGAGCAGATCGCGACGGGGCTGGCGCAGGCGGGCGCGTCGGTGGCGCTGGCGTCGCGCAAGCGGGAGGCGTGCGAGGACGTGGCGCGCGAGCTGGCCGAGACCCACGGCGTGCGCACCATGGCGTTGCGGCTGGACGTGACTGCGGAGGAGGAGGTGCGGGCCGCGCTGGACGAGGCGGAGGTGGAGCTTGGGCTGGTGGACATCCTGGTCAACAACGCGGGGACTTCGTGGGGCGCGCCCGCGGCCGAGATGCCGCTGGAGGCGTGGCACAAGGTGATGGAGACCAACGCCACCGGCGCCTTTCTCTGCTCGCGAGAGGTGGGGCGGCGGCTGATCGAGCGGGCGGCGCCGGGCGCCATCCTCAACATCGCGTCGGTGACGGGGCTGCGCGGCTCGCAGCCGGAGCTGCTGGATGCCGCCGGATACGCCGCGTCCAAGGGCGCGGTGATCGCCCTCACGCGCGACCTGGCGGTGAAGTGGGCGCGCCACGGCATTCGCGTCAACGCGCTGGCTCCCGGCTTCTTTCCCACGAAGATGACGGCTGGCGTGCTGGAGCAGGCGGGCAAGCTCATCTCACGCGCCGTCCCCCTCGGCCGCGTCGGCGGCGACGACGAGCTGATGGGCGCGGCGCTGTTCTTGTTGTCGGCGGCGGGTGGGTACGTGACGGGGCAGGTGCTGGCGGTGGACGGCGGGATGACGGCGTGA